From Geotalea uraniireducens Rf4:
TTCCCTTCGCATCCATGTCGAACAGGCGTTCCTCGATCGCCATGGCGACACTCCGGGCCTGAGAACTCAAGAATCCCGCCTTGATCGGATCAAACCCTCTGCCATCGGCCTCCACCGCTACGGTCAGCGTTCCGCCACGCTCCGGCCCGGCTGCCGATACCTGATTCACGTGACCGGAAAACACCAGTGCAGACAGAACCCATAGCCCAATCAGCCCGGCACAACGTCTCACATTGCTGAATCTTCCCCTGTTGCTCTCTCTTTTCATTGTCCCCCCCCTTTGACGCCATAAAATCGGGGTCGCTGTTAACGACCTCCACCAATACAGTCTGCAATCACATCTCTCCGAACGGGCTCATCCGCCGGACACCGCATCTGCTCCGTCAGCGTTCGCATTGAACTGCAACATAAACCCGTCATAGATCGCTTTGCTTGTCCTTCTGATGAAATCTTCCGTATCAAGTCCTTTTTCTGCCAGATAGTTGCTGTTGGTATTCAGCCAATACGCCAGTTTTTGGGCGAACATCATCCTGGAAAGCCGGATCATTTTCAGTTCGAGTTCGTCTAGTCCGGCGAACAATGGGTAGTCAACCAGTGTCGCTGAAATGAAATCCACGAGTTCCTTTCCCATTTTCTTGCACAATTCAACATTTCTCCCGTCCCACATACAGCGAAACAGATACTTTTCCTCTTCTGCGAACCTGATATAACTGATCCCCTGGTCGATCCATTTGTCGCCCGTCCTCTCTTCCAGAAGGCGTTCCTTGAGCAGCTCAAGGGCTTTCAGGCAGACCGCGTCTTCAAGATCCCGCACATTGCTGAACTGGGAATAAATGGGCATGGTAGAGGCATTGATCGCCTTGGCCACGGCTTGCACCGAAAAGCCGGACCATCCCTGTTCCCGAACCAGTTGAAACGCCGCGTCGATGATTTCTTCCCGACCGAATTGAATATTTCTGGGTGACATGTTTCCATCCTTGTCTTGATATAAGGTTGTTATATAACGTCATTATATAAATCGATTATGTAAAGTCAAGCAGATATTCATAATATTTGGTTAGAAAATTGTTTTGATTTCCATGCCATAAAAACCAGCACATTGCATCCTCCCCCAACCCCTCCCATCAAGGGAGGGGAGCATTAAAGTCCCCTCTCCCCTTGTGGGAGAGGGCTAGGGTGAGGGGGAAAGTGCAGGGTGACAACCGATGCGGAAGGGACAATGAGGTATGGAACTCCTCGGCTGGGACCGTCGAAGAGGTGAAAGAGATGTCCTGTAATGTAACGAGCGGGATTTCGGCCTGCCTTGAGACGGCAGGCCAAAAGTATTGGAGGAGCAGAAGGGTGAGGCCCTCCTGCTCCTTTAACAGGGAACAGCTAATATCTCTCGAATTCTTCATCCTCAAGATTCAACGTAATCCCTTCGGCACCCACCGCTTTTTTCAGCGGTTGCCGGTACTCTTTCCTTACTGTATGTGCGGACGGTTTCAAGTCCGTTGCCGGAGCGGGTTTCAGAATGGTGTTTTTCTTCTTGTTGGCTGTTTCGTCCACCCTGAAAAAGGAAATCGTTCCCTGGAGCTGTCCCGCCTGGGAGGAAAGTTCTTCGGCCGTGGACGCCATCTCCTCGGCAACCGCGGCGTTCTTCTGGATCACCTGGTCGAGGCTCTGGATAGCCTTGTTGATCTGATCTGCACCGCTATCCTGTTCCCTGCTCGCAGCGCTGATTTCCTGAACCAGTTCCGCGGTTTTCTGAATGTTGGGGAGGATCGCCCCCAGAAGCTCTCCGGCTTTTTCCGCGATCTCCACACTGGAAACGGAGAGTTCGGAAATTTCGCCCGCTGCCTTTTGGCTCCGCTCGGCAAGTTTTCTCACCTCCGCAGCGACTACGGCAAAGCCCTTGCCGTGGTCGCCGGCCCGGGCAGCTTCGATGGCCGCGTTGAGGGCGAGCATGTTGGTCTGCCGGGCGATCTCCTCGATGATATTAATCTTGCCGGCGATTTCTTTCATTGCCGTGACGGTGGAAGCAACCGCCTTGCCCCCTTCCTGGGCGTCTTCGGCTGACTTGACAGCAATCCTTTCCGTCTGCATGGCATTTTCGGCCGTCTGCTTGATGTTGGAACTCATCTGTTCCATGGAAGAGGATGCCTCTTCCGCTGCTGCCGCCTGTTCCGAAGCCCCCTGGGACGTATGCTCCGAGTTGGCGGAAAGCTCTTTACTGCCGGCGGCGACGTTGTCTGCGGCCGACATCACGTCCTGCACCACATCGGACAATTTTTTCACCATGGTTGCCAGGTCTTTCATCATTTCGTCTTTTTCCGATCGCGGTTTGACTTCGACCATAAGGTTGCCGTTGGCGATTTCCTTGGTGATGGAGATAATATTATCCATGGAATATTTTACGTTTTTGAGGTCGTCATTGATCTTGTTGAAGTTCTCGAAGGACTCCTTCGTAAACTGGTCAGGTTCCTTGATGGCAAAAACCAGGTCAAGGTCTCCTTCCGCAAGGAGCTTGAGGTTTGTCGCCATCCGCTCCACCTCTGTCTTGGTGTAATCCCGGTTCCTGATGATGCCGGTAAGGTCCTGGACCACCTCGACGTAGCCGATTTTTTCCCCTTTGCGGTTGACCAGGTACGAGGTGTCCTGCTTGCAGCTCGAACCGCACCAGTCGAAGAAGCTTTCTTTGTTTCCTTTCTGGAGCTGCCGGATGCCGCATGCTTCGGTGTTGCAGATGTTTGCGGCGGCGTTGCTGCACAGAAGGCCTACCGACGAATCCCGGTCCTTGATCTGTCCGGCTTCAATGAGAAGCTTTTCAAAGGGTTTGTTCAGGAAAGTCCACCGCATGTCGTCGTCGGTGACATGGATCGGGAACGGCACCGCGTCGATGATCGCCTCGTACCAGTCGTTCTTGTCCACAACCGTATCGAGCGTTTTATTCACCCCGTCGACGATTGAGCGGTATTCACCCTGGTGGCGGGAGGCATCGGCCCGTTTCAGGAAATCCCCCTTCAACGCGGCGTCGACGAGCATTTCCGTATCTTCGATCATGGTGCCGACCGCGTCTTTCACCTTGGTGAGACTGCCGTTGATCTTGACGAAGTCTTCCCGGGCCGTGGCGGTGTACTCGTCCGCCTCCTTGACCATCAGGTCCAGGTTGAGATCCCCCATGGCCAGCTTGGTCAGGTTCGACGCCATCCTCTCGACCTCGAACTTGGTGTAATCCCGGTTCCTGATGATGGCGGTGAGGTCCTGGACCACCTCGACATATCCGATTTTTTCTCCCTTGCGGTTTATCAGGTGCGAGGTGTCCTGCTTGCAGCTCGAACCGCACCAGTCGAAGAAGCTCTCGTTGACCCCCTTCTGCAGTTGGCGGATGCCGCATGCGTCGGTGTTGCAGATGTTTGCGGCGGCGTTGCTGCACGGCATACCTACCGACGAATCCCGGTCCTTGATCCGCCCCTCTTTGATGAGGAGCTGCTCGAACGGCTTGTTCATGAAGGTCCATTTCATGTTGTCGTCGGTGACATGGATCGGGAACGGCACCGCATCGAGGATCGCCTCGTACCAGTCGTTCTTGCCGACCATCGAGTCGATGGTCTTATTGCCGTTTTCAATGCTGCCGGCAATCCGGTTGGTCGCTTTTGTCAGGGCAGAAAACTCGCCGTGGCCATCCTCCTTCAGCTCCACATCCAGGTTGCCATCGGCTATTCTTTCAAGGGCGGAGACGAGCCCCTGAAGGGGGCGTCCGACCATGCGTGAGACGCATATGCCAAGGGAGATAACGGCAAGAGGTGCGACTATCCACGCCCAGGCTGTCGCTGCACCTGGAATATGCGTTGCCGCATACGTCCCCATTGATCCCATTGCCGCGGCCAGGACAAATCCGGCCATTATTTTGCTGCTTACCTTGAGATTACCCATAGACGTTACTTCTCCTTTTGATGAGATGACCTGCCGCAATCTGTTCCTTTGCTGTTTTAGAATTGTTACTTTCTTCGTGTGTATACAAAAAATCTTTAGTGAAATGTTTGACAACGCAGCAAAAAAGTCGGAACTCACCACTAAGTCACTAAGGACACTAAGCTAACCCCTTTAAAGGATTGCAGTTTTTCTTCGTGTTCTTAGTGTCTTAGTGGTGAAAGAGATTCTCGAAACGGTAGTTGTCGGGGGAAAAGGGTGAGGGAGGGACGGTGATTTCCTTCAGGCGCGCGCGAAGATGCGGCAATCAGCAGCAGCCGCAGTACCAGCCGGAAAATTGAGGCAGGAAGACATTGTCGATGACGTGGATGATCCCGTTTGTGCATTCAATGTCGGTTTTGACGTACTTGGCGTTGTCGATCACCTGGCGGCCTTCCTCCAGCAAGACGGTCAAGGACTTGCCGTTGCTTGTCATGAGATTTTCGTCCCTGGCAATCTCGGCGGCGGTCAATTTGCCGTCGACCATGTGGTAGGTAAGGATCGAGACGAGATTGTCCCGATCGGCGGTTATCTCCTCGACGATGACCCGCTTGAAGGCGTCGTCGTTGGGAGCAAAGAGGGTGAACGGTCCCGGGCTCCTGAGCTTTTCGGCCAGATCCGCCATTTTCAATGTCGAAAGGAGGGTCTGAAACGAACCATCTTCTGTGAGGGTATCAAGGATGTCTTTCATCGTGGTCTCCATTGCATCCTGGACGGCCGGAATGCTGATAAAACCGGTCTAATCGGCCGCCGATGGCGGGTCATTTATCATGTCGACTGACACAAATATGATTTCCAGGAGATTTACGGAGAGTTTCCTGTTGTGCAAGGGTTCCCCCACTCCCAGAAGAATCTTGCAGACCTCGGCCACTTCGATGCTGGCGACCAAAGCCGGGGTGAAGGATGGGTTGCCCAGTTTCTGCTCCACACCTTTTCCTTCCACCCACCGCCTGTACAACTTCTGCACGGTGTCATCTCCGGGGAACTGGGTGGCGACCTGGCCGTACCAGCCGCCGATGGCCCCGTGCACCATGGGGACCCCCAGGTCGGTGCAGGTTTTGGCCAGGGCCAGTCGGGTCTGGATGGAATCCAGGGCGTCCACAATCACCTGGGCGCCCCGGAGGAGTTCCATTCCGTTTTCCGGCGCGTAGGCTTCCTCTCTCGGAAGGAGGGTGACGGCGGGGTTGATTTCCGCCACCCGCGCCGCTGCCGCCTCGACCTTGGCCCGCCCCAGCGTGCCGGGGCTCGAAAGGAGCTGCCGGTTCAGGTTGTGCTCCTCGAATACGTCCGGGTCGATGGCGATTATGGTCCCGACGCCGAGCCTGGCCAGCTCTTCGATGACGTAACCCCCCAGGCCACCGCAGCCGATGACCGCCACTCTGCTTCTGAAAAGCGTCAGTTGATCATTGACGGAGATTGCCTGGCGGTTGCGCTGATAGCGTGCGGGGAGGAGCCCCTGGGCGAGGGCCGCCTCCTCCACACGGGCGAGGGTTGTACCGAACCGTTCCGCTGCATCGACCTGCGAGTCCCAGTGGAAAAGGTCGCCTTCGGCGCGGGACCGGATATAGGCGTCAAGATCATCCATATCATCCCCCGCCCACGAGCGGGAAGAGGGCCAGATTGTCGCCGTCGTGAAGCTCCTGCTCGGGTTCCGCATGCCGGTTGTTGAGCATGATCATGCCGACTTCCTTTTCCGGTATATTAAGCTCCTCGATGATATCGCCAACGCGGGTACCCGGCGGATAATCCCGAGTCACTTCGGCAAATCGTCCGACGCGAAAGGTGGCGAACAGTTTTACGGTGATCTTCATAGATGCTCCGTACCGCTAGAAATTCCAGAACTCGTCGATCTCTTCCCCTGTGAAGGTCCAGGTGACGTTGTGGGGGGGGCAGGGGTCTTCATTGAAGAATTCCGGGAGCCGGTCGTCCGCACTGGTGAAACCGGCGGCCAGATTGAAGGCGTGCTCGGTTTTCAGCACCCGTTTGCCGAGGGCGATCACGTCGTCGCCGGTGAGGCTTGTGCCGTACTTGGCGTTCAGCATGTCGATGATCGCCGTCATGGTCTCCGGGATGTCCAGGGCAGGGAAGGCGACGAACAGGCAGAGGCCGGTGCTGTCGATGGCTGCGGTGGCGATCTGCAGGTTCCTGGAGAGTTCCACTTGGCCCTCATTCTTCAGCGGGTCGATGAAGCCGCCTACCTTGAGGATGTTGGTGGCCACGGCATAGCCCATGGTGTGGTCGGCTCCCTGGGTGGAGGTGGCGTAGGTGATGCCGATCCCCTTCACCGAGCGTGGGTCGTAGGCCGGGATTCCCTGCCCCTTGACCACCGGCACCCGGGTCAGGCCGTAGGCCCTTCCCACCGAGGCGGCGCCGTTACCGAGGATGCGGCCGAGGGGGGTCCCCTCGCGGATTTCCTCCAGGAGCTTCAGGGCGCCGGCGCCGTCGCCGAAGGGGATGATGCCCGCTTCCATGGCCACCCCCATGATGACCGCCGACTCGATGGAATCGATGCCGATGTCGTCCATGACCCTGTCGGCCCGGGCGATGATGTCCAGGTCGTCGATGCAGCAGTTGGCGCCGAACCCCCAGATGGTCTCGTATTCGAAGCCGGAGGTGACATATTCCCCCTCCTCGTCGCAGTAAACCTGGGAGCACTGGATGATGCAGCCGGCGTGGCAGCCGTGCTTCGGCTTGCCGCCCCGCTTGATGATGGTATCTCGCATGGTCTCGCCGCTGATCTTGTTATGCCCCTCGAACTGGCCGTAGCGGAAGTTCTTTGTCGGGAGGCCGCCGGCTTCGTTGAGGACGTTGACCAGCACGTTGGTGCCGAAAGAGGGGAGCCCCTCGCCGCTCACGGGGTGTTCGAGGATCGCCTTGGCGAAGGCGCGGGCCGCGTTCTTGAACTTCTCCGGGTCTTTGACCTCCACCCCTGGTCCGCCGCTGTCGTCGATGGTGACATACTTCACCTTTTTCGATCCCATTACTGCGCCCAGCCCGCCGCGGCCGTGGCTGCGGATATTGCCGTCCGGGTCGCGGACCGAGATATTGGCGGCGGACATCCTCATCTCCCCCACCGGGCCGATAATGAGGACGCCGACCTTCTCGCCGATCCTCCCCATCAGGGTTTTGATGGCCTCGTAGTTTCCCTTGCCGATCAGTTCGGCTTCTTCCCGGATCGTCACGCCGTCCTTATTGATCTGGATGCCGTAGAACTTGTCTTCGCCCGGCATCCCCTCGATGATGAGAGCCTTGATGCGCAGCTTGGCCAGGTTCTGGGCTGCGGTGCCGCCGGCATTGGACTCCTTGATGGTTCCGGTCAGCGGACTCTTGGCGCCTGCCGAAAGGCGTCCCGACTGGGCGGCCGGTGACCCCGCCAGGAGCCCCGGCGCAAAGACCAGCTTGTTGTGCTTGCCGAGGGGATGGCAGGTGGGGGGGACCTCTTTTGCCACGACGGCCGAGGTGAGTGCCCGGCCGCCAATCCCCTGCCATTCGGCCGGTACCTCTTCAAACGCGCCGGAAAGGGTGGTCATGTTAATGCGCAAAATCCTTTCTGTCATGATTATTCCCTCCCTTTCATTTACATTGCCGCCTTGTAGATGCCGATGATCTGCTCCAGGTTTGCCTTGCGCGGATTGGTCAGCATGCAGGCGTCTTTCTGGGCGTTTTCCGCCATGATCTTCAGGTCTCCTTCCTTGACATTCAGCGCCTTGAGTCCGGCTGGTATGCCGATGTCCCTGGAGAGCTTACGGATGCCGGCAATCCCCTTTTCGGCCGCGTCCATCGTGGAAAGTCCGTCGATGTTCTCACCCAGGGCCAAGGCGATGTCACCGAACCGTTTCGGGTTGGAGATCACGTTGAACTCGCAGACGGCAGGGAGCAGAATGGCGTTGCAGACGCCGTGGGGGAGGTTGTAGAAGCCCCCCAGCTGGTGGGCCATGGCGTGGACATAGCCCAGGCTGGCGTTATTGAAGGCCATGCCTGCCATGTACTCGGCATAGGCCATCTTGTCGCGGGCCTCCAGGTTCTCGCCGTTGGCCACCGCGGGACGCAGGTAATCGGAGACCAGTTCGATGGCCTGCAGGGCGCAGAAGTCGGTGATCGGTGTGGCGATGATGGAAACGTACGCCTCGACCGCGTGGGTCAGGGCGTCCATGCCGGTAGCTGCGGTCAGTGAGGGGGGCATGGCGACCATCAGCAGCGGATCGTTGATGGCGATGTTCGGCGTGCAGCGCCAGTCGACGATGGCCATCTTCACGTGGGTGTCGGTGTTGGTGATGATGCAGAAACGGGTCATCTCACTGGCCGTGCCGGCGGTGGTGTTGATGGCGAGGAAGGGTGGCATCGGCTTGGTCGACTTGTTGACACCTTCGAAGTCGCGGATGTTGCCGCCGTTGCCGATGACGAGGCCAATCCCCTTGCCGCAGTCGTGGGAGCTGCCGCCGCCGAGGGTGACGATGCCGTCGCACCTTTGGTCCTGGTATACCTTTACCCCGGCAAGGACGTTTTTGTCGGTCGGATTGGGTTCGGCGCCATCGAAGACGATCGCCTGGAGGCCGGCCTCTTCCAGTTGGCTCTTGATCTTGTCGGCAACCCCCAGCTTGGCGATCCCGGCGTCGGTAACGATCAGCAGTTTGGTTACGCCGAGCGCCTTGGCCTGCGCTCCCGTTTCCTTCGAGCAGCCGATACCCATCAATGAAACTGTTGGAATGTAAAATCCGAAAGTTTGATCTGCCAGTGCCATGGTATTTCCTCCTTTTGTTTTTAGTGGTGAGGTTTAAATTCATCTAAAATGGGCTGTTTGCGAGAAGAGTAGATGCCGGCGAAAAGCATAAAGCCGCCGGACGGTATGACGCCGTGCGCAGCGGCCCTCTATTTTGCAGAGTGAATCTCCATGACAGCTCATCTTAGAACGGCTTAATAAAGCGTACCGCTTCATTTTCGCCTGTCAAGGATAGCTCTTTGTATTCTGCCTCCTTTTTCATCATGTGGAATACGACCCCTTGCGGAAAAGGCGCCGGAACGAAAAAACCCCCACCGGCATGCGCCGATGGGGGTTGCAAGGTATGAATATCCGCTTAAATTTATTCCATGGGCAACCGGACAATCTCTTCGGTGCGCAGGATGTCGGCAAACCGATCGCCGAGGGCGGCAAGGGCCGTTTGGTGAACGACCTTGTGGTCAATGGTCGCTGTTCCGTTTGGATCAGGCAGGTCGCGGGAGGCGCAGGCATCTGCCGCGACGACAACCTTGTACCCCAATTCCAGCGCTGCGCGGGCTGTGCTGTCGACGCACATGTGGGTCATCAGCCCGCATAAAATCAAGGTCTCGATGCCCCTGCCGTTAAGTTCCTTCTGTAGTTCAGTGCCGCTGAAGCTGCTGGGGAGATGTTTGCTTACGATCGTTTCATCGGTCGCAGGCTTCACCAGTTCGTGGAAATCAATGTCGGGAGAATGCGGCGCAAACAGCGGGCTGTCCGCTTTCATCGCCTTGTGCTGGATATGTGCCACCACGATTCCCGCCCGCCGTGCCCAGCACAACAGTCGTGCCGCGTTTGCCGCCGCCTGCTCCCCGTCCGGGATAAACAACTTGCCCCCGGTGAAATAGCCTTGTTGCAGGTCAATGAGCAACAGCGCGGTTTTGTCGGCCTTGACGGCCGCAGGCCTTGCCAATCCGGCCCATTGCCTGAGTGTACGATTCCGGTCCATGGTGTTTTCTCCTTCGCAGGTTTTTACCGGCAGTCTAAGGGAAAACGGCAGAAACAATCCAATCGTAAGATCCGAACCCACCCATCAGAAAATCTGATTAAACAAGGTCCGTACCTGTGGTATATTTCCAGGAAGTTACCCGATGCTTCGCCGGTAAGGAAAAACAGCGATGGAAATATATAAGTTACGGACCTTTGTCGCGGTCGCCCGTGAAGGTCATCTGACCCGTGCCTCGGAATTGCTGAACCTCAGCCAGCCGGCCTTGAGCGCCCATATCAAGTCGCTGGAGGAGGAGCTGGGCGTCTTGCTATTCGACCGGACGCCGAAAGGGATGCAGCTCACCCATGCTGGACGCTTGCTGTTGAACCAGGCGGAGAGCGCCCTGGCAGCCGCAAGTGACCTGCTTGCCCAGGCCAGGAGTTTGCGGGACGAAATATGCGGCGCGGTAGTGCTGGGGACCATTACCGATACGCCGTCATTAAGGCTGGGGGATTTTTTGTGCAGGATGACGGCGAGCTACCCCAAGCTTTCGCTGCAACTGCGTCAGGGTATTTCGGGAACTGTCGTGCAAGGGATCAAAAACAGGGAACTGGATGCCGGTTATATTTTGGGGCAGAATGAGGACTCGGCCATTGCCACGATCGGCCTTAAAAAGATCAAGTTGTATGTGGCTGCGCCGGCAGGCTGGAAGGACCGGGTTGAAACGGCGGACTGGCCCCAAATCGCGGCTCTTCCCTGGATCATCACTCCGCCGCTCTGCTCCTTTCACCGGATTACCGAAGAACTGTTTGAGAAGCACAACGTGAAGCCGAATACGATGATCGCGGCGGACCAGGAAATTACCCTGCGGGGTCTTGTTGCGGCGGGAGTCGGGCTTTCCATGTTGCGTGAAGATCAGGCTCTTGCGGCGGAACAGGCGGGAGAAGCGGTGCTGTGGCGGCAGGGAGAGTGCGAGACGCTTTTGTCTTTCCTATACCTGCGCGAACGGGAGAATGAGCCGATTATAACGGCCATGGCTCAAGTGATTAAGCATGTTTGGAATAGTGCTGGGTCCGACTAATCGGCTTTTGATTGTTTTTTGCGCTGCGAATCAGAAAAAATGGCCTGCTCCACATTCTTTCCTCATTTTTTCAAGACCTCTGCTACAGTTGTGCAGAATAATCTCGTATCGTCCAGTAGTCGCAGTGCTTCGTTCTTGTCGTAGTACGTTCCGATCTCGTAGTCGGAATCCTCTCGGATCTTCTGCAAGATGGAGAATATGACGCCAATTTCTTTGGGAATTATGCCGCTCTTGATGAAATGCAGCGAAAAGAGGGTAAGAGCGCCTTTGTGGCTTTTGGGCACCACATCGATTGATAAAAGCAATGCCCGTGCATAGTGCAGCGCGGCATAGTAGGCCCGCGACAAACCGTCAAGAGTAAGATCAAGCTCTATGAGCGCTTCGGCGCTCTTAAGAGAGTCATTACCTCGCTGGAGCAGGAAGGAGATCGGGTTGTCGGTGAGGGACGCATCGCTCACAACGGCACCATGTCGCGTTCGATTTCCCGCAGGAGGGGAAATCGGGCGGCTTTCTGGTGCTCGAATACTTCGCGCGAGAAGATTACCGGAGAGATATCCACCTCGTTTTCCAACAATTCGTCATAGGCAATGACGTAGATAGCCCGTTTCGTGTCGAGGTCAACCCGGTTCAGAATCACCGCAACATCAAGGTCAGACCCCTTGTGGTCATCACCACGCGCCTTTGAGCCAAAGAGAAAACTGAAAAGATAGTTGTCGCTGAAACGTGTCGATACCCTGGCAAGAAAATCCCGCAACGCCAACTCTTCTTTCTCGCTCAGATTCTTTATCATGAGTCCGCTCCCACGTGAGTAATGAAAGCAGTATACCGTTGTCATTATTAAAAAGCAATAAATGCAAGGGATTTGGGGACAACTTGACTTTATTCCGCATCCACATGTCACAAAAATGGCCTGCTCGCGCAGGCCATTTCAGTTTCTCAAGTAAATGATGTTTATTATGCAAAGCC
This genomic window contains:
- a CDS encoding TetR/AcrR family transcriptional regulator, with the translated sequence MSPRNIQFGREEIIDAAFQLVREQGWSGFSVQAVAKAINASTMPIYSQFSNVRDLEDAVCLKALELLKERLLEERTGDKWIDQGISYIRFAEEEKYLFRCMWDGRNVELCKKMGKELVDFISATLVDYPLFAGLDELELKMIRLSRMMFAQKLAYWLNTNSNYLAEKGLDTEDFIRRTSKAIYDGFMLQFNANADGADAVSGG
- a CDS encoding methyl-accepting chemotaxis protein produces the protein MGNLKVSSKIMAGFVLAAAMGSMGTYAATHIPGAATAWAWIVAPLAVISLGICVSRMVGRPLQGLVSALERIADGNLDVELKEDGHGEFSALTKATNRIAGSIENGNKTIDSMVGKNDWYEAILDAVPFPIHVTDDNMKWTFMNKPFEQLLIKEGRIKDRDSSVGMPCSNAAANICNTDACGIRQLQKGVNESFFDWCGSSCKQDTSHLINRKGEKIGYVEVVQDLTAIIRNRDYTKFEVERMASNLTKLAMGDLNLDLMVKEADEYTATAREDFVKINGSLTKVKDAVGTMIEDTEMLVDAALKGDFLKRADASRHQGEYRSIVDGVNKTLDTVVDKNDWYEAIIDAVPFPIHVTDDDMRWTFLNKPFEKLLIEAGQIKDRDSSVGLLCSNAAANICNTEACGIRQLQKGNKESFFDWCGSSCKQDTSYLVNRKGEKIGYVEVVQDLTGIIRNRDYTKTEVERMATNLKLLAEGDLDLVFAIKEPDQFTKESFENFNKINDDLKNVKYSMDNIISITKEIANGNLMVEVKPRSEKDEMMKDLATMVKKLSDVVQDVMSAADNVAAGSKELSANSEHTSQGASEQAAAAEEASSSMEQMSSNIKQTAENAMQTERIAVKSAEDAQEGGKAVASTVTAMKEIAGKINIIEEIARQTNMLALNAAIEAARAGDHGKGFAVVAAEVRKLAERSQKAAGEISELSVSSVEIAEKAGELLGAILPNIQKTAELVQEISAASREQDSGADQINKAIQSLDQVIQKNAAVAEEMASTAEELSSQAGQLQGTISFFRVDETANKKKNTILKPAPATDLKPSAHTVRKEYRQPLKKAVGAEGITLNLEDEEFERY
- a CDS encoding fasciclin domain-containing protein translates to MKDILDTLTEDGSFQTLLSTLKMADLAEKLRSPGPFTLFAPNDDAFKRVIVEEITADRDNLVSILTYHMVDGKLTAAEIARDENLMTSNGKSLTVLLEEGRQVIDNAKYVKTDIECTNGIIHVIDNVFLPQFSGWYCGCC
- a CDS encoding HesA/MoeB/ThiF family protein, translating into MDDLDAYIRSRAEGDLFHWDSQVDAAERFGTTLARVEEAALAQGLLPARYQRNRQAISVNDQLTLFRSRVAVIGCGGLGGYVIEELARLGVGTIIAIDPDVFEEHNLNRQLLSSPGTLGRAKVEAAAARVAEINPAVTLLPREEAYAPENGMELLRGAQVIVDALDSIQTRLALAKTCTDLGVPMVHGAIGGWYGQVATQFPGDDTVQKLYRRWVEGKGVEQKLGNPSFTPALVASIEVAEVCKILLGVGEPLHNRKLSVNLLEIIFVSVDMINDPPSAAD
- a CDS encoding MoaD/ThiS family protein; this encodes MKITVKLFATFRVGRFAEVTRDYPPGTRVGDIIEELNIPEKEVGMIMLNNRHAEPEQELHDGDNLALFPLVGGG
- a CDS encoding aldehyde ferredoxin oxidoreductase family protein, translated to MTERILRINMTTLSGAFEEVPAEWQGIGGRALTSAVVAKEVPPTCHPLGKHNKLVFAPGLLAGSPAAQSGRLSAGAKSPLTGTIKESNAGGTAAQNLAKLRIKALIIEGMPGEDKFYGIQINKDGVTIREEAELIGKGNYEAIKTLMGRIGEKVGVLIIGPVGEMRMSAANISVRDPDGNIRSHGRGGLGAVMGSKKVKYVTIDDSGGPGVEVKDPEKFKNAARAFAKAILEHPVSGEGLPSFGTNVLVNVLNEAGGLPTKNFRYGQFEGHNKISGETMRDTIIKRGGKPKHGCHAGCIIQCSQVYCDEEGEYVTSGFEYETIWGFGANCCIDDLDIIARADRVMDDIGIDSIESAVIMGVAMEAGIIPFGDGAGALKLLEEIREGTPLGRILGNGAASVGRAYGLTRVPVVKGQGIPAYDPRSVKGIGITYATSTQGADHTMGYAVATNILKVGGFIDPLKNEGQVELSRNLQIATAAIDSTGLCLFVAFPALDIPETMTAIIDMLNAKYGTSLTGDDVIALGKRVLKTEHAFNLAAGFTSADDRLPEFFNEDPCPPHNVTWTFTGEEIDEFWNF
- a CDS encoding iron-containing alcohol dehydrogenase, whose protein sequence is MALADQTFGFYIPTVSLMGIGCSKETGAQAKALGVTKLLIVTDAGIAKLGVADKIKSQLEEAGLQAIVFDGAEPNPTDKNVLAGVKVYQDQRCDGIVTLGGGSSHDCGKGIGLVIGNGGNIRDFEGVNKSTKPMPPFLAINTTAGTASEMTRFCIITNTDTHVKMAIVDWRCTPNIAINDPLLMVAMPPSLTAATGMDALTHAVEAYVSIIATPITDFCALQAIELVSDYLRPAVANGENLEARDKMAYAEYMAGMAFNNASLGYVHAMAHQLGGFYNLPHGVCNAILLPAVCEFNVISNPKRFGDIALALGENIDGLSTMDAAEKGIAGIRKLSRDIGIPAGLKALNVKEGDLKIMAENAQKDACMLTNPRKANLEQIIGIYKAAM
- a CDS encoding cysteine hydrolase family protein: MDRNRTLRQWAGLARPAAVKADKTALLLIDLQQGYFTGGKLFIPDGEQAAANAARLLCWARRAGIVVAHIQHKAMKADSPLFAPHSPDIDFHELVKPATDETIVSKHLPSSFSGTELQKELNGRGIETLILCGLMTHMCVDSTARAALELGYKVVVAADACASRDLPDPNGTATIDHKVVHQTALAALGDRFADILRTEEIVRLPME
- a CDS encoding LysR family transcriptional regulator, whose translation is MEIYKLRTFVAVAREGHLTRASELLNLSQPALSAHIKSLEEELGVLLFDRTPKGMQLTHAGRLLLNQAESALAAASDLLAQARSLRDEICGAVVLGTITDTPSLRLGDFLCRMTASYPKLSLQLRQGISGTVVQGIKNRELDAGYILGQNEDSAIATIGLKKIKLYVAAPAGWKDRVETADWPQIAALPWIITPPLCSFHRITEELFEKHNVKPNTMIAADQEITLRGLVAAGVGLSMLREDQALAAEQAGEAVLWRQGECETLLSFLYLRERENEPIITAMAQVIKHVWNSAGSD
- a CDS encoding HEPN domain-containing protein, which codes for MSDASLTDNPISFLLQRGNDSLKSAEALIELDLTLDGLSRAYYAALHYARALLLSIDVVPKSHKGALTLFSLHFIKSGIIPKEIGVIFSILQKIREDSDYEIGTYYDKNEALRLLDDTRLFCTTVAEVLKK
- a CDS encoding nucleotidyltransferase domain-containing protein; translation: MIKNLSEKEELALRDFLARVSTRFSDNYLFSFLFGSKARGDDHKGSDLDVAVILNRVDLDTKRAIYVIAYDELLENEVDISPVIFSREVFEHQKAARFPLLREIERDMVPL